The genome window GCAATGATAAAATACAGGTTGTTGCGGAGGAAAAAAGCAAGGACGACGGCAAAAAAAGCAAGTCAACCGGCGAAGCCATAGTAGCATCAAGTGATTCGATGAAACAAGTGCTGGCCACCGCAGAACGCGTAGCCGCGACAGATGCTAACGTCCTGATTCTGGGCGAGAACGGAACGGGTAAAACACAGCTGGCCAAGCATATACATCAGCATTCAAAGCGTGCCGACAAGCCCTTCGTAGTTGTGGATCTGGGTGCATTGAGTGAGAGTTTGTTCGAAAGCGAGCTTTTCGGTCATGTTAAGGGTGCATTTACGGATGCAAAGGAAGACCGTGCAGGACGATTTGAAGAGGCCAAAGGCGGAACCATTTTTCTGGATGAAATAGGAAACCTTACGCTGGCATTACAAGCGAAGTTGCTGACTGTCATTCAGGAAAGGCGCGTTACACGGGTGGGATCCAACAAACCCATTTCTCTGGACGTAAGGTTGTTATGCGCTACCAATATGAACATTGAAAAAATGGTGACTGAAAAAACGTTCCGCCAGGATTTGCTCTACAGGATTAACACCATTGAACTAGACTTGCCTCCATTGCGCGAGCGTCCGGAGGACATCAGCGCATTGGCCGAATATTATCTTAAACAATACGGCAAAAAATACAACCGCCCGGTTAACGACATCAGCAGTGCATTGATCAAAAAAATGCAGCAGTACAACTGGCCGGGAAACATCCGCGAATTGCAGCACGCGATTGAACGCGCTGTGATCCTTTCGCAGGAAAAAACATTGCAGCCCGACGACCTTTTCCTGAAAAGCTCCGGCGGCACGCCAACTACCGCCACCGGCTTCGACCTGGAAGATATGGAGAAGACTTTGATCGTGAAAGCGATGAAACGTTTTAACGGAAATATTACAGATGCAGCGCGTGAGCTTGGTCTCAGCCGCGCGGCACTTTACCGGAGAATGGAGAAGTACGGGCTTTAATTGGCATGTTTTTTGGGTCATATCGAATAAGGTTTCTCAGGTTAATCTCAATTTATTCATATAATGACCAAATATTTCTTGCTGTTCTCCCTGCTGTTTTGCTATCAGTTGTCTTTTGCGCAAAACAGCAAAATCAACGCCGTTCCGCTTAAAAATGTAAAAACCAAACAAGGTTTCTGGCACACACGCGTGGAAGCTGCACGTGAAGTGACCGTTCCGCATGCTTTGCAACAATGCGAAGAATCGGGCCGGATCGACAATTTTGCAGTGGCTGGCGGGCTCAAAAAGGGAAAATTCGAAGGCGTACGCTTCAATGATTCTGACGTTTTTAAGGTTGTGGAAGGCGCGTCCTATGTGCTGCAAAACCAATATGATCCGAAGCTGGACCATTATCTAGATAGCCTGATCACGCTTTTTACAGCCGCACAGGAGCCGGATGGCTATTTATATACAATCCGGACCATCAATAAAGACAGCACCGGTTCTTACGACTGGATTGCCGGCCCTTACCGCTACGGATTCGAAAACGGCAG of Dyadobacter chenhuakuii contains these proteins:
- a CDS encoding sigma-54-dependent transcriptional regulator, coding for MQLSEAKILIIDDDVDVLSAAKLLLKRHAKAVDIEKNPQKLPFLVTNGDYNLILLDMNFTRDVNSGREGFHWLDRILDIKPASKVIMITAYGDIEMAIRAIKAGATDFVLKPWENDKLLTTISGALEGGNDKIQVVAEEKSKDDGKKSKSTGEAIVASSDSMKQVLATAERVAATDANVLILGENGTGKTQLAKHIHQHSKRADKPFVVVDLGALSESLFESELFGHVKGAFTDAKEDRAGRFEEAKGGTIFLDEIGNLTLALQAKLLTVIQERRVTRVGSNKPISLDVRLLCATNMNIEKMVTEKTFRQDLLYRINTIELDLPPLRERPEDISALAEYYLKQYGKKYNRPVNDISSALIKKMQQYNWPGNIRELQHAIERAVILSQEKTLQPDDLFLKSSGGTPTTATGFDLEDMEKTLIVKAMKRFNGNITDAARELGLSRAALYRRMEKYGL